The genomic DNA AGGGGTGCGGTGGGAGGGGCTAGAGAGAAGGGGCGGGGCTTAGAGGTGGGGGCTTGAAGGTGATTGGTGGGCAGGGGGTGCGGTGGGAGGGGCTAGAGAGAAGGGGCGGGGGCTTGAGGGGGCGTGGCTTAAAGGGGGCGTGGTTTGCATAATTAGGGGCGGGGCTTGTGGGCTAGAGTGGCACCGAGGATaaccaatgggggggggggagtgtgGTTACAAAAGGGGCGTGGCTTAaagggagggggcgtggcttaaTGGGAAGGGGCGTGGCTTAAcaggagggggcgtggcttaatggagggggcgtggcctggcctttttccccccccaggtcccccgggagcccccccgggagccccccgggCGCGCGGCCGAGAGGGCGGCGCTGGAGCTGCAGAGGCGGAGCCGCGGTTACCGATTGGTGGAGAGCGACGAGGAGGCGGGGCATGGCGGGCCTGGCCCCGCCCCCGACATGGCCGCCTcccgccaccgccaccaccgGCGCCGCCATCACCTGCGGCGACGCCGCTCCTCCCAGTCCCCCGAGGCCgacagccccgagcccccgccgccggccccgtgAGTTAATTGGGGTCCCCCTCATTAATTGGGGTCCCCAcggtttttggggtcccccccattATTGGGGTCTGACCCCATTAATTGGGGTTCCCCTGGTTATCGGGGTGCCCCCCATTAATTGGGGTCCCCCCCATTAATTGGGGTCTGACCCCATTAATTGGGGTTCCCCTGGTTATTGGGGTGCCCCCCATTAATTGGGGTCCCCACGGTTTTTGGGGTCTGACCCCATTAATTGGGGTCCCCCTCGTTAATTGGGGTCTGACCCCATTAATTGGGGTCCCTCATTAATTAGGGTCTCCCCAGTTATTGGGGTCTGACCCTATTAATTGGGGTCCCCCCAGTTATTGGGATCCCCCCAATTATTGAGGTCCCCCCCAGTTATTGGGGTCCCCCTGGTTATTGGGGTCTGACCCTGTTAATTGGCGTTCCCCCATTAATTGGGGTCCCCCCCAGTTATTGGGATCCCCCCAATTATTGAGGTCCCCCCCAGTTATTGAGGTCCCCCCCGTTATTGGGGTCTGACCCCATTAATTGGGGTTCCCCCATTAATTGGGGTCCCTCTTGGTTATTGGGGTCTGATCCTCTTAATTGGGGTCCCCATCATTAATTGGGGTCCCCCTGATTATTGGGGTCTAACCCGGTTAATTGAGGTCCCCCCCATTAATTGGGGTCCCCCTGGGTGTTGGGGTCTGACCTCATTAATTGGGGTTCCTCCAGTTATTGGGGTCCCCCTGGTTATTGGGgtaatttttaaacttttaggATCCCCTTAAACTTTTAGGGTCCTAATAAACTTCTGGGATCCCCTTAAACTTTTGGGGACCCCTTAAAGTTTTGGGGACCCCTTAAACCCTTAGGATACCCCTTAAACTTTTAGGATCACTTAAACTTTTGGGATCCCAATAAACTTTTAGGCTCCCTTCAAACTTTTAGGATCCCCTTAAACTTTTAGGGTCCTAATAAGCTTTTGGGATCCCCTTAAACTTTTGAGGTCCCCTTAAACTTTTAGGATCCCCTTAACTTTTCGGCGATCCCTTAACCTTTCGGGCTCCCCTTAACCTAACCCTTTTAGGGCCCTCCCTTTGACCCGGGACCCTCCGAAACTTTTCGGATCCCCTCTTTTTTAGGGTCCCGGACCCCGAAGAGGAGCCGGAGGCGGAATGGGAAGCGTCGGAGCGCGAGCGCCTGCGGGATTTGGAGGAACGGGACGCCTTCGCCGAGCGCCTCCGCCGCCGCGACCGCGACCGCACCCGCCACGTCCTGGCCCGCCCCGACGCCAAggttcgccccccccccaaattttggggtctttatggGGCCGGGGGAGACGTTTTGGGGTCCCCCGTGGGGGTTGTGGGGTGCCCGGGGTGGGTTTTGGTTGGGTTCCGGGAGGTTTGGGGGCGTCTTGGTGAGGTtctggggggttttggggtggggtttggggtgcttgggtggggtttggggtccttgtgtgggatttggggtgcttgggtgggatttgggggcgATGCGGGGGCGTCTTGATGAGCTcctggggggttttggggtggggtttggggtgcttgggtgggatttggggtgtctGGAGGGAGTTGGGGGGGTcttgggtgggatttggggtccttgggtgggatttggggtgtctGGGAGAATTTGGGGCGTTGCTGGAGTGGGATTTGGGGCCCTTGGGTGGGATTTTAGGGGTCGCTGGTTGGGATTGGGGCTCCTGGATGGGATTTTGGGTCTCCTCGATGGGATTTTTGGGCTCCTTAATGGGATTTTGGGGCTCCTggttgggattttgggggtctTGGATAGGATTTTGAGGGTCTGTGGTTGGGACTGGGGCTCCTGGTTGGGATTTTGGGGCTCctgtttgggattttgggggtcgGGTAGGATTTTGAGCGTCTGTGGTTGGAACTAGGGGTCCtggatgggattttggggttccTTGAAGGGATTTTGGGGGCTTCTGGTTGAGATTGGGGCTCTTggatgggatttgggggtcTTGAATAGGATTTTGTGGGTCTTTGGTTGGGTCTGGGGCTCCTggatgggattttgggggctcctgtttgggattttggggatcTTGGATAGGATTTTGAGGGTCTGTGGTTGGGACTGGGGCTCCTGGATGGGATTTTGGGGCTCTGGGATGGGATTTTGGGGCTCctgtttgggattttgggggtctGTGGTTGGGTCTGGGGCTCCTGGATGGGATTTTGGGGCTCCtggttgggattttggggtctctgCTTGGGATTTGGAGCCCTCACCCACCTCCCACTCAAGATTTGGGTTCCCTGGGCGTGCAACTTGAGTTTTTTTTGGTCCTTTTAgggtttccttctctttttaactaaACCCATCCCCGTaatcccctttttccccctcccaggCATACGAAGAAGCCCAAAAACGCCTGAAAGTCGCCGAAGAAGACCAAAAAACCATGGTgagccccaaaacaccccacGGGGGTGACATCCCTCGaatccccccaccccaccaaCCCTTCCCCTTTTTGTCCCCAGGTCCCGGAGCTGCGAAAAAAATCCCGCCGGGAATATTTAGCCAAAAGGGAACGGGATAAAttggaggagctggaggccgAAATCGCCGACGAGGAATATCTTTTTGGGGAGGAAACGTTGACGGGGGCCGAGCGGCGCGAGCTGGAGTACAAGCGGCGCGTGCGGGACCTGGCCCGCGAGTACAAGCGGGCGGGCGAGAaggagaagctggagaagaGCAATCGGTACTACATGCCCGAGGAGACGCGGGGGAAGGTGAGAAAaagggggtttttggggggtttggggggtttttgGGAGGGTTTGAGGACTCTCGGTACAAAAAATCCATGGGAtcggtgggttttggggtgatttgagGGGTTTTGGTACTGAAAATCCATGGGGTTGGTGGGTTTCAAGGTAGGTTGGGGCTCTAGGCAAAGAAAACCCATGGGGtagttgggttttggggtggtttggggacTCTCAGTGAAGGAAATCTATGGGGTGAGTGGGTTTCAAGGTAGGTTTGGGGCTGTAGGCAAAGAAAATCCATGGGgtgggtgggttttggggtgatttgagGGGTCTTGAATGAGAAAATCCATGGGATgagtgggttttggggtggttttggggctctCAGTACCAAAAATCCATGGAATGAGTGGATATCAAGGTAGGTTTGGGGGTCTAGGCAAAGAAAATCAATggggtgttttggttttggggtggtttggggacTCTTGGTGCAGAAAATCCATGGGATcagtgggttttggggtgatttgagGGGTTTTGGTACTGGAAATCTACGTGGTGGTTGGGTTTCAAGGTAGGTTTGGGGGTCTTGAATGAGAAAATCTATGGGgtgggtgggttttggggtgatttgagGGGTTTTGGTACTGAAAATCTACGTGGTGGGTGGGTTTCAAGGTAGGTTTGGGGCTGTAGGCAAAGAAAATCCATGGGgtgggtgggttttggggtgatttgagGGGTCTTGAATGAGAAAATCTATGGGATgagtgggttttggggtgatttgagGGGTTTTGGTACTGGAAATCTACGTGGTGGTTGGGTTTCAAGGTAGGTTTGGGGGTCTTGAATGAGAAAATCTATGGGgtgggtgggttttggggtgatttgagGGGTCTTGGCACAGAAAATCCACGtattggggggttttggggtgatttgagGGGTCTTGAATGAGAAAGTCTATGGGATgagtgggttttggggtgatttgagGGGTTTTGGTACTGGAAATCTACGTGGTGGTTGGGTTTCAAGGTAGGTTTGGGGGTCTTGAATGAGAAAATCTATGGGATgagtgggttttggggtgattgGAGGGGTCTTGAATGAGAAAATCCATGGGATgagtgggttttggggtggttttggggctctCAGTACCAAAAATCCATGGGATGAGTGGGTTTCAAGGCAGGTTTGGGGGTCTAGGCAAAGAAAATCAATggggtgttttggttttggggtggtttggggacTCTTGGTGCAGAAAATCCGTGGGATcggtgggttttggggggatttgaggggtTTTGGTACTGAAAATCTACGTGGTGGTTGGGTTTCAAGGTAGGTTTGGGGGTCTTGAATGAGAAAATCTATGGGATgagtgggttttggggtgatttgagGGGTCTTGAATGAGAAAATCCATTGGatgggtgggttttggggtgatttgagGGGTTTTGGTACTGAAAATCCATGGGgtggttgggttttggggtggtttggggacTCTCGGTGAAGGAAATCCATGGGGTAAGTGGTTTTCAAGGTAGGTTTGGGGCTGTAGGCAAAGAAAATCCATGGGGTgagtgggttttggggtgatttgagGGGTCTTGAATGAGAAAATCCATGGGATgagtgggttttggggtggttttggggctctCAGTACCAAAAATCCATGGGATGAGTGGGTTTCAAGGTAGGTTTGGGGGTCTAGGCAAAGAAAATCAATGGGGTGTTtcggttttggggtggtttggggacTCTTGGTGCAGAAAATCCATGGGATcagtgggttttggggtgatttgagGGGTTTTGGTACTGAAAATCTACGTGGTGGTTGGGTTTCAAGGTAGGTTTGGGGGTCTTGAATGAGAAAATCTATGGGgtgggtgggttttggggtgatttgagGGGTTTTGGTACTGAAAATCTACGTGGTGGGTGGGTTTCAAGGTAGGTTTGGGGCTGTAGGCAAAGAAAATCCATGGGgtgggtgggttttggggtgatttgagGGGTTTTGGCACTGAAAATCTACGTGGTGGTTGGGTTTCAAGGTAGGTTTGGGGGTCTTGAATGAGAAAATCTATGGGATgagtgggttttggggtgatttgagGGGTTTTGGCACACAAAATCCATGGGATGAGTGGGTTTCAAGGTAGGTTTGGGGCTCTAGGCACATGAAATCCATGGGATgagtgggttttggggtggttttggggctcttgacaaagaaaacccaagggatatgtgggttttggggtggtttgcgGGCTCTTGGCTCAAAAAATCCATGGGATGTGTGGTTTTTGGGATGGTTTCGGGGCTCCTGGCACAAAAAATCCATGGGATGTGcggtttttggggtggttttggggctctTGGCTCAAAAAATCCATGGAACATGcggtttttggggtggttttggggcttttGGCTCAAAAAATCCATGGGATGTGtggtttttggggtgattttgggggCTCTTGGCTCAAAAAATCCATGGGATGTGTGGTTTTTGGGATGGTTTTGGGGGCTCTTGGCTCAAAAAATCCATGGGATGTGTGGtttttagggtggttttggggctccTGGCACAAAAAATCCATGGAACGTGtggtttttggggtggttttggggcttttGGGTCAAAAAATCCATGGAACGTGtggtttttggggtggttttggggctctTGGCACAGAAACCCCATGGGACATTTAGGTTTTGGGTCCCTTTTATGTCTTTCACCCTATCAAAACCCCAGAACGTGCATTTTTCGCGCCGTTTTCGCAGCTCTTCCCCCCAACCAACCCTCCGATAAGCCAGTTTTGGGTcgttttccccctttttcccccttcccctagAAAATCCCCGAACGTGAGGAGCCGGGGATGGAAGAGGAGCGCCTGGCCCCGCGGGACGAGCAGCGGCGTTGGGAGGAGGAGCGCATGGGGGCGGCCGCCCTGAGGTTTGGGGCTCGCgacgccgcccgccgccgcccctccCGCGACTACGATTTCGTGCTGGAGGAGGACGAGATGATCCAATTCGTCAGCGCCGTGCAGATGCAGGGCACCGAGCCCGATAAGGTGGgcttgggggggatttggggtgatggagggggggtttggggtcctGGAGGGGGTCCTAGGGGCACCTGGGTGTGAAtaaggggggatttggggtgatggagggggtcccaggggtgctggggggcacctgggagtgatggaggggaggtttgggggtcctggaggggggatttggggtgatggaggggggatttggggtgctggagggggtCCTAGTGGTGCTAggagggacctgggagtgatggaggggggatttggggtgatggaggggggatttggggtcctggaGGGGGTCCTAGGGGTGTTGGGAGGGATCTGGGAGTGAtggaggggggatttggggtgatggaggggggatttggggtgctggagggggtcccaggggtgctggggggcacctgggagtgatggaggggggatttggggtgatggaggggggatttggggtgatggagaggggatttggggtcctggaGGGGGTCCCAGGGGTGCTGGAGAGGGTCCTAGGGGCACCTGGGAGTGAtggaggggggatttggggtgctggaggggggatTTGGAGTGATGGAGAGGGTCCTAGGGGCACCTGGGTGTGAGtaaggggggatttggggtgatggaggggggatttggggtgctgggagggacctgggagtgatggaagggggatttggggtgccaAAGGGGGTTTTGAGGGCCCTGGGGACCATaaatgggggatttggggtagaCAAGATGGGATTTGGGGTAGACAAGAGTGGATTTGGGTGGCCAAGAGGGGACTTGGGGTGGAAAAGAAGGGATTTAGGGCAACCAAGAGGGAATTTGGGGTAGCCAAGAGGGGATTTGGGTGTCCAAGAGAGGATTTGGGGTGGAAAAGAAGGGGTTTGGGTTGTTCATGGGGGGTTTTGGGTTGGCcaagaggggatttggggtggccaagaggggatttggggtggaaaagaaaatatttgggtTGGCCAAAAGGAGATTTAGGTGTCcaagaggggatttggggcggAAAAGAAGGGATTTAGGTGTCCAAGATGGGTTTTGGGTTGGCCAAGAGGGGATTTGGGTGGCcaagaggggatttggggtgaaaaaggTGTTTGGGGCAACCAAGAGGGGATTTGGGTTGACCAAGAGTGGATTTGGGGCGACCAAGAGTGGATTTGGGGTGGAAAAGAGTGGATTTAGGTGGCCGAGAGCGAATTTGGGGTGGAAAAGAAGGGATTTAGGTGTCCAAGAGGGGTTTTGGGTTGGCCAAGATGGGTTTTGGGTTGGCCAAAATGGGTTTTGGGTTGGCCAAGAGGGCGTTTGGGGTTGAAAAGATTGGATTTGTGGCAACCAAGAGTGGATTTGGGGCAACCAAGAGGGGATTTGGCGTGTCcaagaggggatttggggtgaaaaagaAGGGATTTAGGTGTCCAAGGGGGGATTTGGGTTGGCCAAGATGGATTTTGGGTTGGCCAAGAGTGGATTTGGGGCAACCAAGAGTGGATTTGGGGCAACCAAGAGGGGATTTAGGTGTCcaagaggggatttggggtggccaagaggggatttggggtggaaaaGAGGGGATTTAGGTGTCtaagaggggatttggggtggaaaaGAAGAGATTTGGGGCAGAAAAGAGTGGATTTAGGTGGCCACGAGGGCATTTGGGGTAGAaaagaggggatttggggcaaccaagaggggatttggggcggAGAAGAGTGGATTTGGGTTGGCcaagaggggatttggggtggaaaaGAAGGGATTTGGAGCACCAGAGGCTCCAACAGGACTTCAAAGATGACGCCGGGGAGGACTCCACCGCCTCGGGGTGAGTTTTGGGGCTAAAAatggtggttttggggtctgcAGGAGGCGCCGGCGGCGGTGCCGGAGGCGGAGAGGAGGCGGCAGTCGGCGCAGGAGGCTCGGCGCAGCCTCCCCATCTTCCCCTACCGCGACGAGCTGGTGGCTGCCATCGCCCGCCACCAAATCCTGGTCATCGAGGGCGAAACGGGGTCGGGGAAAACCACCCAGATCCCCCAGTACCTGCACgaggaggtgaggggggggttgggggggttttggggggggaatgggggggtttggggggggtttgggggggagatgagggggtttgggggggaaatggggggggtttgagggggagatgggggggttttggggtcattgggggggaaatgagggggtttggggggtaaatgggggggtttgggggtgaatgggggggtttgggggggagatggggggggttggggggtaaatgggggggtttgggggggaaatgagggggtttggggggcatCAGGGGGGGAaatgaggggtttggggggggctggggggggaaatgggggggtttgggggggaaatgggggagtttgggggggttggggggggaatgggggggtttgggggggagatgagggggttttggggtcgttGGGGGGGAGatgagggggtttgggggggaaatggggggggtttgggggggaaatgggggggtttggggggtaaatggggggggtttgggggagtttgggggggaaatgagggggttttggggtcgttggggggggaaatgagggggttttggggtcgttGGGGGGgaattagggggtttgggggggaaatgggggggttttggggtcgttgggggggaaatgggggggtttgggggggaatgagggggtttgggggggaatgggggatttgggggggaaagagggggttttggggtcgtttggggggaaaatgagggggtttgggggggtttggggggtgaatgggggggtttagggggggaaagagggggttttggggtcgttTGGGGGGAAatgagggggtttgggggggaaatggggggggttgggggggaatgaggggttttggggggggaataggggggtttgggggggaatgagggggtttggggggggtttgggggggaaatgaggggggtttggggggaaatgggggggtttggggggaaaatgggggggattgggggtggtttgggggggaaatgagggggtttggggggtaaatgggggggtttgggggcatttggggtaaTAGGGAGGGAATTAGGGGGGCAGATAAAGGGGTTGGGGGGCAGATAAGGGAGGTGGGGGGGTCAATaatgatttggggggggggcaatagGGCGCCTATAGGGGACATGGGGCATTTATAGGGCACGCTGGGGGGGATTGGGGAGTGGGGGGCAAAAAAGGGGGCACGGGGGGCAATGGGAAGGACCTGGGGGGGTAAAAGGGGACgaggggaccccccccaggtgtccccaatgtcccccccgGTCCcattgtgtccccccccccaaatttttagGGTTACACGCGGGAGGGGCTGAAGATTGGGATCACGCAGCCTCGGCGCGTGGCTGCCATGAGCGTGGCCGCCCGGGTGGCCGTGGAGATGGGCACCAAACTGGGCAACGAGGTgatactgggaggcactgggaggaactgggaggcactgggggggcGTGGGGACAGGGGGTTATAGAGTGCGAGGCGCCCCGAGGGGTGGTTTGGGTGGCCaagggggggatttgggggttttggggtcgtGGGTTTGTCTCAAATTCCTCATTTTGGGAACAATGGGGGCGTGTCCCCAATTTTGGGGACAATGGGGGCGTGTCCCCAATTTTAGGGCCACCCAGGGGACATTGGGGACgcgcccccaccccaaaaaccccaagcTTTGACCTCTCCAAGGGACCTTTTAGCATCCtagggggacatttggggacccCAAACGACCCGAGGGACCCCGGGAgggacccggggggggggttTAGGTGAcgttggggacatttggggacattttggggacattttggggtccccaggtgGGGTACAGCATCCGTTTCGAGGACTGCACGTCGGAGCGGACGGTGCTGAAGTACATGACGGACGGCATGCTGCTGCGGGAATTCCTCACCGAGCCCGACCTGGGCTCCTACAGGtgacactggggacactgggagggacactggggacactggggacactactggggacactggggacacggGTTTTGGGGTGTTAAGGgtgttctggttttgtttggtgGGTTATTGGTGGCCGTCCCAGTGTGCCTGGGGATGTCCCCACGTCTGTCCCctaatgtccccaaatgtcccctaatgtccccaaatgtccccaaatgtccccccaaatgtccccaatgtccccagatgtcccccaatgtccccaaatgtccccccaatgtccccccaatgtccccctgTATCCccttgtgtccccatgtccccatacccccaacatccccatgtcccctaaCGCCCCCAATGTCCCGAATGTCCCCAACGCCCCCAATGTCCCgaatgtccccaatgtccccaatgtccccaatgtccccaacgCCCCcgatgtccccaatgtccccaatgtccccaatgtccccaatgccctcaatgtccccaatgtccccaatgtccccccaatgtccccatatCCCTCTGTATCCTCCAGTGTCCCCCCaccatccccatgtccctgtgtcccccaaCGTCCCCAACGTCCCCAACGCCCCCAACGTCCCCAACGCCCCCGATGTCCCCGATGTCCCCAACGTCCCCGTTGTCCCCCCGCAGCGTGCTGATGGTGGACGAGGCCCACGAGCGCACGCTGCACACGGACGTCCTTTTCGGGCTGCTGAAGGACATCGCCCGCTTCCGTCCCCACCTGAAGGTCCTGGTGGCCTCGGCCACCCTGGACACCCAGCGCTTCTCCGCCTTCTTCGACCACGCGCCCGTCTTCCGCATCCCCGGCAGGCGCTTCCCCGTCGACATCTACTACACCAAGGTGTGgggggggacatttggggacgtttggggacatttggggacatttggggacgtttggggacacggggacatcaggggacatggggacatcaAGGGGATGttgggggcatggggacatcAGGGGGCATTTGGAgacattggggacatggggacatcagggggacatggggacattggggacatcggggggcattggggacatttggggacgtttggggacatttggggacaaagggacatggggacattgggggacatggggggacacgggggggggacacggggacacgaaGACCCCGCATGAAGATGGGACCACCGGGAGCGAAGGGACAGAGGGACTTGGggccacggggggggggacacccggCTCTGATgtcccccccggtgtcccccgaTGTCCCCCGATGTCCCCCGATGTCCCCTGATgtcccccggtgtcccccccagGCTCCCGAGGCCGACTACCTGGAGGCGTGCGTGGTGTCGGTGCTGCAGATCCACGTCAcgcagccccccggggacaTCCTCGTCTTCCTCACCGGCCAGGTGGGTGTCATCTCCCTGTCCCTTaatgtccccaacccccccccgaTGTCACCCCCACCCCGTGGagggtccccatgtccccaggg from Anas platyrhynchos isolate ZD024472 breed Pekin duck chromosome 17, IASCAAS_PekinDuck_T2T, whole genome shotgun sequence includes the following:
- the DHX16 gene encoding LOW QUALITY PROTEIN: pre-mRNA-splicing factor ATP-dependent RNA helicase DHX16 (The sequence of the model RefSeq protein was modified relative to this genomic sequence to represent the inferred CDS: inserted 2 bases in 1 codon) translates to MAAAAGGQAALERWVSGELQELLGLSGRHVPAFLVALAKRSRSAEELLERLRDTEALRVEEPRVQAFARELWGKVPREPPREPPGRAAERAALELQRRSRGYRLVESDEEAGHGGPGPAPDMAASRHRHHRRRHHLRRRRSSQSPEADSPEPPPPAPVPDPEEEPEAEWEASERERLRDLEERDAFAERLRRRDRDRTRHVLARPDAKAYEEAQKRLKVAEEDQKTMVPELRKKSRREYLAKRERDKLEELEAEIADEEYLFGEETLTGAERRELEYKRRVRDLAREYKRAGEKEKLEKSNRYYMPEETRGKKIPEREEPGMEEERLAPRDEQRRWEEERMGAAALRFGARDAARRRPSRDYDFVLEEDEMIQFVSAVQMQGTEPDKEAPAAVPEAERRRQSAQEARRSLPIFPYRDELVAAIARHQILVIEGETGSGKTTQIPQYLHEEGYTREGLKIGITQPRRVAAMSVAARVAVEMGTKLGNEVGYSIRFEDCTSERTVLKYMTDGMLLREFLTEPDLGSYSVLMVDEAHERTLHTDVLFGLLKDIARFRPHLKVLVASATLDTQRFSAFFDHAPVFRIPGRRFPVDIYYTKAPEADYLEACVVSVLQIHVTQPPGDILVFLTGQEEIEACVELLQERCRRLGSKLAELLVLPIYANLPSDMQARIFEPTPPGARKVVVATNIAETSVTIDGIVYVLDPGFCKQKSYSARTGMESLVVTPCSRASANQRAGRAGRVAPGKCFRLYTAWAFQHELEETPVPEIQRADLGALVLLLKSLGINDLIHFDFLDPPPHETLVLALEQLYALGALNHLGELTTLGRRMAELPVEPMLAKMILASEQYGCTEEVLTVAAMLSVNNAVFYRPKDKVLHADSARLGFHVPGGDHLVLLNVYNQWVASGHSVQWCYEHFVQARSLRRARDVREQLEGLMERVEIAPASCNGDLLPVRKAITAGFFYHTARLTRGGYRTVKHQQTVFVHPNSSLFHEQPRWVLXKEFMRQVIEIDSAWLLEVAPHYYQAKELEDAGTRKMPKKLGKTREELG